The DNA window GTCACCATGTTTCCATTTCCTTCTTCCAGGTAGTACCATGCATTCCGGATATACTGCCAGCCGGTCGCCATCGCCCCGCTGTCTGACAGATAATACCAGCCGCTCGGACGAGAAAGCCAGCCGGTTACCATTCGTCCCGCGCTGTTTAAGAAATACCATTTCCCATTCACATTCGCCCAGCCGGTTGCCATTGCTCCGGTCGATGGATTCAGATAGTACCAGCCTTCCGGCTTTTTCAGCCATCCCGTTACCATCGCTCCACTGTCTGACAGATAATACCAGCCACTGGATCGCGAAAGCCATCCCGTTACCATTCGTCCTGCGCTGTTTAAGAAATACCATTTCCCGTTGATACTTGCCCAGCCGGTCGCCATTGCTCCGGTCGATGGATTCAGATAGTACCAGCCTTCCGGTTTTTTCAGCCAGCCGGTTACCATCCAGCCACTTTGATCAAAATAGTACCAGACTCCATTGATTGCTTCCCAGTCATCTTTTGTGTAACTTCCATCTCGATGACAGTACCACCATCGATTTCCACTTCGAACCCATCGGTTTGTTGCCGCCTGTACCTCCAGCTCATTCTCTGCGTTATTATCTGTAGAAAGGCTGTCTCCCGACTTTTCTTCTTCGGCTACTGTTTCCTTCTCCCCTTCTCCGATATCCTGTGATTCGGATACAACGGGCTCTTCTGCCGGTTTCTCTTCCTCCGTTTCCGGCTGCTGATCCGTTATCATTTCCTGGTCTTCGGCTGTTTTCTCTCCCTGTACCGTTCCCTGTGCTGCAACCACCGGATTTTCATCCGCCCAGACCGCACCTGCAGGTGTCATCATAGATACTGCCATACATCCAGCCAGCAATATGCTCACGTATTTTTTCTTCATATGTAAGTCCCTTCATCGTATTTTGGTTGTCTCATAAAGAGAGACATTATGTACTTTACATAAATATTCTTTCGTTTCTCCCCTTATTTTTTGGTCATTTTCAACAGAATTTATTATAGCTTTGTTACAGAACTTTGTCAAATTCTTTTCGCTTATCCGATACTTTTCCTCAGATAATAATGCAGATCAGCCCTCCCTTGCTGTCATTGACGATCTTCTGCATCGTATCCTGCAGTTTCACCTGGCTTTCCTCGCTAATCTGGGCAATCTTGGTGCGGATGCCGTCTTCTACCAGCTGCTCGATGGATTTTCCGAAAATGTTGGTCTCCCACATGCCGTCATCGGCTGTTTTTTCATTTTCCTTGATAAATGCAATCAGATCCTGTGCCTGTTCCTCACTTCCTACGATCGGCGCGATCTCCGTCTCAATGTTGGCTTTGATCATATGGATCGAAGGGCTGGCTGACTTGATCTTGACACCGTATTTATTTCCCTGCCGGATCACAACTGGTTCTTCCAGGGTGATCTCATTTTTCTCAGGAATCACCACCCCGTAGCCGGTTCCGCGGACGGATTCGATCGCATGCTGGACTTTTGCATACTCCTGTTTCATCTGTGCCAGTTCTTTTAAGGTGTGGATCAGCTGATACTCGCTCTCGATCGGCACACCGGTCATCTCACTCATCACCTGATAATAATAGGGATCTCCGATCTGGATGCGGACTTTTACCACGCCGTTCGAAAGATTGATCTCCTCCAGCGTGATGGATTTGACATAGCTGCTGTCCATCTGTAAGTTTTCCTGCCGGATATCCCGGATATATTCCATTTTTCCCATCTGTTCTTTCATCTGTTTCAGAAGATCTTCTTTCAGATAATGGGTAATCGGAAGCAGTTCCACCCATTTGGGTATGTAATATTCGATCTGGCGCACCGGGAATTCATAGAGAATCTTTTCGAGGATCCGAATCACGTCTTCTTTTCGAAGCTGTTCACAGTTTACGCCAAGCACAGCAGCCTGATATTTATCTTCCAGTTCCTTCACCAGCTTCTGCGCCTCTTCTCCGTACGGCTTTTTTGAATTAACAAGGATCAGGAATGGTTTGCCCTGCTTTTTCAGTTCCTGTACCGTCTTTTCTTCCCCGTTCTCAAAGTTTTTCCGCGGAATCTCTCCAAAAGAGCCGTCACAGGTAACTACCAGGCCGATCGTAGAATGTTCCTGGATCACTTTTCTGGTTCCGATCTCTGCCGCCTGATGAAATGGAATCTCCTGTTCGTACCAGGGCGTTTTTACCATGCGTTCTTTTTCCTGCTCCATATCTCCTGTGGCTTCCGGCACCATAAATCCTACGCAGTCAATCAGCCGGATCTTCACCGGAATCTCTTCTCCCAGATTGACATTTACCGCTTCTTTGGGAATAAATTTTGGTTCCACGGTTGTGATCGTTTTCCCCGAACCGGAGACCGGAAGCTGATCCCGCACCTCCGCCGCATCCTGTTCCTCCATCCCCGGAAGTGCCAGAAGTTCCATGAACCGCCGGATAAATGTCGACTTTCCCGTGCGAACCGGTCCTACCACGCCCAGAAGAAACTGTCCTTTGGTACGGGCTTGTATATCTTTGTAGACAGCAAATGGCTCCATATAAAAAACCTCCTCACCTATACTACTACTCAGTATATGTGAGAAGGTTTTCTTCTAATACCGGATTTTTATTCTTCACCGTCTCCGGTCGATGACTGTTCCGCTGCCAGTTCCCTGCGCAGCTGATCCAGATATTGTTTTTCCTTTTTACTCAGCACCGCATCTTCCAGAAGTTCCGGACGGTTCCTGAGCGTTCGTAAAATAGACTGTTCTCTCCGCCATTTTTCAATATTGGCATGATGACCGGAAAGTAAGACATCCGGCACTTTTTTCCCCATCCATTCCGCCGGACGGCTGTACTGCGGGTATTCGAGAAGATTGTCGTGGAACGAATCAAATTCCGCGGACTCTTCGTTATTCAGTACGCCCGGTACAAAACGGGAGATCGCGTCCATCATAACCAGCGCCGGAAGTTCCCCACCGGTCAACACATAATCTCCGATCGATACATAATCGGTCACCACTTCCTCGAGTACGCGCTCATCAATCCCCTCATAATGGCCGCATAAAAATACAAGATCCTGTTCTTTCGCAAAGTCTTCCACCATCGACTGCTGAAATACTTTTCCCTGCGGCGTCAGGTAGATTACACGGGGTTTGTAGCCGATCGATTCGGTCACATGTTTCCAGGCTCCGTAGACAGGTTCCGCCTGCATCACCATGCCGGCTCCCCCGCCGTATGGATAGTCGTCCACTTTCATATGTTTATTGGTTGAAAAATCCCGGATATTGGTAGCAGTCAACTGGATCAGCCCCTGTTCCATGGCGCGCCCCATGATACTGGTTCCCATGCCCTGCTCGATCATCTCGGGAAACAATGTCAGTACATGATAATGCATAATTTTTCCTTCCTGTAATTATCAGATCAGACCATCCATCAGATGGATCTTCATTTTTCTGGTTTCCACATCCACGTCAAGGATGCAGTCTTTGATCGCCGGGATCAGAACTTCCCCGTGTTCTTCTGTCTGGATGCAGTACACATCGTTCGCTCCGGTCTGCATCACATCGTTCAGAACACCAAATAGTGTTCCATCTTCGAGTTCCACCTGCATATCAATCAGATCTGCAATAAAATACTCGTCTTTTTTTAATTTTACTGCATGTTCTCTCGTTACATACAGGCTTTTTCCTTTGTATTTTTCAATGTCATTGATATTATCAATGCCTTTAAATTTCAAAATTACAAACTGTTTGAAAAATTTTACCCCTTCGATTTCCAGATCTTTCTGTTCTCTTCCGGTATCCAGAATGACCTGTTTTAACTTTTTGAATCGGTTCGGGTCGTCTGTCGTAGGAAATACTTTTACCTCTCCCCGAATCCCGTGAGTGCTGGAGATCACTCCAACCTGCAGCAATTGTTCCATATCTGTACTCCTCTTTGTTCGCATAGTATCAAAATTGGTCCACTGGACCAATTATTGATATGCAACGCAACGAGATAAAATACGCTCCGCGAATTTGGCTCGTTGCTCGCGTAAAATGAAAAAGGATATAGCCCATCAGCTATATCCTCATATTTTCAGCTATTGCAGAATTTCAACTACAACCTTCTTATCACATTTAGAGGAAGCAGCTTTTACCACGGTTCGAATTGCCTTTGCGATGCGTCCCTGACGGCCAATCACCTTGCCCATATCGGAAGGTGCCACCTTCAATTCTACCAAAATCGCATTGCTCTCTTCAGTCTGGGTTACTACCACTTCTTCCGGATGGTCTACGAGGGATTTTGCAATTACTTCTACTAAATCTTTCATCACGCACCTCCACGCATTTGTCAGTATATCTTCTTTTCTCAGAAGATATACCAGGCAAAAACGATTCCGCAGTCCTTATCGGATCTGCATTATTTTTCGATACCAGCTAATTTGAAGATTTTGCTTACAACTTCTGTAGGCTGAGCACCGTTTGCCAGCCATTTTTTAGCTGCTTCTTCGTCTACTTTGTATACGCTTGGATCACAAGTAGGATCGTATGTTCCGATCTCTTCGATGAATCTACCATCTCTTGGAGATCTGGAATCTGCAACGATGATTCTATAGAAAGGTGCTTTTTTCTGACCCATTCTTCTCAGTCTGATTTTTACTGCCATTTTAATTTCCTCCTTAAGGTTATCCTTGTTTATTATAGTTTTATTTGTTTATTTAAAAGGGAAGCTTGAAGCCGCCTCTTTTACCACTTTTGCCACCCAGCATACCAGGCATCTGTTTCATCATCTTTCTGGTCTGATCAAACTGTTTGACCATCCGATTGACTTCTGCGATATCTACACCTGCGCCCTGGGCGATTCGTTTCTTTCTGGACGGGTTCAAAAGATCCGGGTTGGCTCTCTCCTTCGGAGTCATCGAAAGGATGATAGCTTCTTTTCTCGCCATATCTTTCTCATCGATCATACCCTCGATATCTTTTGCTTTGTTTCCCAGTCCGGGAAGCATGTTCAATACACTGGAAATACCACCCATGTTCTTCATCTGGTTCATACTTTCCAGATAATCATCGAAACCAAAGGTTGCTTTCTTGATCTTCTGTTCCATCTCACGGGCTTTGTCTTCGTCGATGCTCTGCTGCGCCTTTTCAATCAGGCTCATCACATCTCCCATTCCCAGGATACGGGAAGCCATACGATCCGGATAGAACTGTTCAAGGTCGGAAAGTTTTTCTCCCATACCTACATACAGGATCGGTTTTCCACTGATCGCTTTGATAGAAAGTGCCGCACCGCCTCGGGTGTCACCATCCATCTTTGTTAAGATGACGCCGTCAATGCCAACCTTCTGATTGAAGGACTCTGCCACATTGACTGCATCCTGACCGGTCATCGCGTCAACGACCAGAATCGTCTGGTCTACCTGAACTTCTTCTTTGATCTGAATCAGTTCCTGCATCATATCTTCATCTACATGAAGTCGACCGGCAGTATCGAGAATCACAACGTTGAAGTTCTGATTCTTTGCATGTTCAATCGCTGCTTTTGCAATGTTTACCGGGTTCTGTTTGTCTCCCATCGCGAAAACTTCCACACCCTGTTTTTCACCATTGATCTGCAGCTGTGTGATCGCTGCCGGACGATAAACGTCACATGCTACCAGCAATGGCTTTCTGCCCTTTGCTTTCAGCTTTCCGGCGATCTTTGCTGTGGTTGTTGTCTTACCTGCACCCTGAAGACCTGCCATCATGATGACTGTGATCTCTCCTGCCGGACGCAGTGCAATCTCTGTGGTCTCACTTCCCATCAGAGATACCAGTTCATCGTTTACGATCTTGATTACCATCTGCCCCGGATTCAGTCCGTTCATAACGTCCTGACCGATCGCACGTTCCTGCACCGCTTTGATAAACTGTTTTACCACTTTAAAACTGACATCTGCTTCCAGAAGTGCCATCTTAACTTCTTTTAATGCTACCTTTACATCTGCCTCGGTCAGACGGCCTTTGCTTCTCAGGTTTTTGAATACATTCTGCAGTTTTTCAGTTAAACTTTCAAATGCCATGTATTATAACTCCTCTAATATGCTGTGGGATAAAGTCTCGATCCGGCTCATCACCTGATTCAGATTCTTTTCCTCATAGTGTTGTGTCAGTCCGTGAATCTCATGTACTTTCTCGCGGACCGCTACGAACTTTTCTACCAGATGCAGTTTTTCTTCATACTCTTCCAGTATCCTGGTACTGCGCTTCACCAGATCATGAACCCCCTGTCGGCTGATTCCCTGATCCTGCGCCACCTCACTGAGCGAATAATCATTCAACACAACATCTTCATAGATATTTCGCTGATGTTCCGTCAGCAGTTCGCCATAAAAATCATATAACAATGCCTGTCTCGCAAGCCTATCCATGTTCATCACCTTGGACATCATACAACAATCTTTTATGGGTGTCAAGTACTTTTTCTTGACACTGGTGTTTTTTCGATATCTTCCTCACCTTTTCGTCTATGTCCCATTCTATAGCCGGATAAAGGACAGGTTTTTCGTTCTCACGGCTCTCCGCATATTCAGATTATTATTTATCTACAAACGCATATTTTTTCAGCCGTTCAAAAGCTTCCTGCACTCTGCTGAGTGGCAGTGCCAGGTTTACGCGGATGCCGTACGGGGCAAAGAACGGGCGGCCGTCCTGCCATGCCACACCTACATCCCAACCGGCTTTGAGGACCTCGTCGATGGTTTTTTCATGTGTCTTACACCATTCTTCACAGTCCAGGAACAGCATATAGGTTCCCTGCGGGCGGCTTAATGCGACACCGGGAAAGTGTTCTTTGATGAAATCGCAGGCATAGGAAACATTTCCGCTCAGTACCCGGCACAGTTCATCCACCCACTCATAACCTTCCGGTTTATATGCACCGATCAGTGCATACATGGAAAGTACATTCATCGCATTATAGTGTGATTTACTGCTGGCTGCCATCACCCGGTCACGAAGATAGGAATTATAAATGATATGATAACTTCCCACCAGGCCTGCCAGGTTAAAGGTTTTGCTCGGCGCATACATCGCCACGGTGCGGTTTCTCGCATCCTCGCTGACAGACTGTGCCGGCGTATGATGATATCCTTCCAGGATCAGATCCGACCAGATCTCATCGGAGATAACCACGCAGTCATTGGCCTTATATACTTCCATCGCTTTTTCAATCTCCCAGCGTTCCCATACCCGGCCACACGGGTTATGGGGATTACAGAAGACTGCCACATGGATATGATGCTCTTTGATCTTCGCATCCATATCTTCATAATCCATCCTCCAGATTCCTTCCGCATCTTTTTTCAGCGGACTGTGAACCATCTTATATCCATAATTTCCGATACTTCCGGTAAATCCGATATAAGTCGGGCTATGCAGAAGCACTGCATCCCCCGGACTTGCAAATGCCTGTAATGTAGACAGAACACCGCCGAGTACACCATTTTCATACCCGATTGCCTCCGCAGTCAGTCCCTCTACACCGTTTCGTTTCGTCTGCCAGTCGATAATCTCCTGAAAATACTCTTCCCGCGGATCAAAATATCCAAAT is part of the Blautia faecicola genome and encodes:
- the spoIVA gene encoding stage IV sporulation protein A, translated to MEPFAVYKDIQARTKGQFLLGVVGPVRTGKSTFIRRFMELLALPGMEEQDAAEVRDQLPVSGSGKTITTVEPKFIPKEAVNVNLGEEIPVKIRLIDCVGFMVPEATGDMEQEKERMVKTPWYEQEIPFHQAAEIGTRKVIQEHSTIGLVVTCDGSFGEIPRKNFENGEEKTVQELKKQGKPFLILVNSKKPYGEEAQKLVKELEDKYQAAVLGVNCEQLRKEDVIRILEKILYEFPVRQIEYYIPKWVELLPITHYLKEDLLKQMKEQMGKMEYIRDIRQENLQMDSSYVKSITLEEINLSNGVVKVRIQIGDPYYYQVMSEMTGVPIESEYQLIHTLKELAQMKQEYAKVQHAIESVRGTGYGVVIPEKNEITLEEPVVIRQGNKYGVKIKSASPSIHMIKANIETEIAPIVGSEEQAQDLIAFIKENEKTADDGMWETNIFGKSIEQLVEDGIRTKIAQISEESQVKLQDTMQKIVNDSKGGLICIII
- the trmD gene encoding tRNA (guanosine(37)-N1)-methyltransferase TrmD encodes the protein MHYHVLTLFPEMIEQGMGTSIMGRAMEQGLIQLTATNIRDFSTNKHMKVDDYPYGGGAGMVMQAEPVYGAWKHVTESIGYKPRVIYLTPQGKVFQQSMVEDFAKEQDLVFLCGHYEGIDERVLEEVVTDYVSIGDYVLTGGELPALVMMDAISRFVPGVLNNEESAEFDSFHDNLLEYPQYSRPAEWMGKKVPDVLLSGHHANIEKWRREQSILRTLRNRPELLEDAVLSKKEKQYLDQLRRELAAEQSSTGDGEE
- the rimM gene encoding ribosome maturation factor RimM (Essential for efficient processing of 16S rRNA); this encodes MEQLLQVGVISSTHGIRGEVKVFPTTDDPNRFKKLKQVILDTGREQKDLEIEGVKFFKQFVILKFKGIDNINDIEKYKGKSLYVTREHAVKLKKDEYFIADLIDMQVELEDGTLFGVLNDVMQTGANDVYCIQTEEHGEVLIPAIKDCILDVDVETRKMKIHLMDGLI
- a CDS encoding KH domain-containing protein — protein: MKDLVEVIAKSLVDHPEEVVVTQTEESNAILVELKVAPSDMGKVIGRQGRIAKAIRTVVKAASSKCDKKVVVEILQ
- the rpsP gene encoding 30S ribosomal protein S16, which translates into the protein MAVKIRLRRMGQKKAPFYRIIVADSRSPRDGRFIEEIGTYDPTCDPSVYKVDEEAAKKWLANGAQPTEVVSKIFKLAGIEK
- the ffh gene encoding signal recognition particle protein; its protein translation is MAFESLTEKLQNVFKNLRSKGRLTEADVKVALKEVKMALLEADVSFKVVKQFIKAVQERAIGQDVMNGLNPGQMVIKIVNDELVSLMGSETTEIALRPAGEITVIMMAGLQGAGKTTTTAKIAGKLKAKGRKPLLVACDVYRPAAITQLQINGEKQGVEVFAMGDKQNPVNIAKAAIEHAKNQNFNVVILDTAGRLHVDEDMMQELIQIKEEVQVDQTILVVDAMTGQDAVNVAESFNQKVGIDGVILTKMDGDTRGGAALSIKAISGKPILYVGMGEKLSDLEQFYPDRMASRILGMGDVMSLIEKAQQSIDEDKAREMEQKIKKATFGFDDYLESMNQMKNMGGISSVLNMLPGLGNKAKDIEGMIDEKDMARKEAIILSMTPKERANPDLLNPSRKKRIAQGAGVDIAEVNRMVKQFDQTRKMMKQMPGMLGGKSGKRGGFKLPF
- the ylxM gene encoding YlxM family DNA-binding protein is translated as MMSKVMNMDRLARQALLYDFYGELLTEHQRNIYEDVVLNDYSLSEVAQDQGISRQGVHDLVKRSTRILEEYEEKLHLVEKFVAVREKVHEIHGLTQHYEEKNLNQVMSRIETLSHSILEEL
- a CDS encoding MalY/PatB family protein; translated protein: MKYDFTTIMDRHGMDAIAVDGLSEDGQGSPAKPKEGFDIIPMWVADMNFATVPTVQEAIAERVKHPAFGYFDPREEYFQEIIDWQTKRNGVEGLTAEAIGYENGVLGGVLSTLQAFASPGDAVLLHSPTYIGFTGSIGNYGYKMVHSPLKKDAEGIWRMDYEDMDAKIKEHHIHVAVFCNPHNPCGRVWERWEIEKAMEVYKANDCVVISDEIWSDLILEGYHHTPAQSVSEDARNRTVAMYAPSKTFNLAGLVGSYHIIYNSYLRDRVMAASSKSHYNAMNVLSMYALIGAYKPEGYEWVDELCRVLSGNVSYACDFIKEHFPGVALSRPQGTYMLFLDCEEWCKTHEKTIDEVLKAGWDVGVAWQDGRPFFAPYGIRVNLALPLSRVQEAFERLKKYAFVDK